AAGTTAGCTACAGTGAAGTATTTTGGCCAGAGAAATGATGACACAGAAAGTAACTAAAATTGGAAGAAAATTCATGAGCAACTAATTAACCTATGTTCATTTTGCTTAGAGGGGGGGAAGagggggggagagagagagagacagagagaaggAGAGCTGCTTCAAATTAACAATACAAGTCAATATCACTTTCTTTCACAACAACAGATCTCTATCTAAAATCTAAACCTAGATTCCCAGTGAAAACATAAATCTTTCTgaagaataaaaaagaatataaacATTGATGATCAATCCTACCTTTCTGACTTTTATGGCTTTCTTTTCAAGCTCAGCCTTAGCACGTGCCTGTCTTCGTCTCAAAATACCATGAAACTGCTTTGCGTTTACATAAACAGGTTCTTCTTCCATTTCAAGGGGCAAAGGCATTCTAGCATGATGCAAGAATTGAGGAGGTACCTAGCATCATGTCAAGAAATATCAAAACTTTCACATGCTCGACATAAATAATATTCAAGAAAGCTTTACTTTAATTGAATGAAGTGTTCAAAAGCATTGGTTCAACTGCAGATCAGCCTTCCATGTAACTATTTTGAAGTATACCGTCCTTTTGATAATTCAGTTCCCATTTTTAAGAACTAGcaaaatccataaaaaattatcaactgaGTGAGACAtcatttcaaaagaaaaaggtgAGTCTCAGCAAGCAAATAAAAAGACAACAATGCCTTGAGACAAGGTTGGAAGTAAACTAGGTTTCAAATGTAAAGCATCTCAAAGTTGAGGTCCAGGACAACTGGGATTCAGATGTAAAGCATCACAAAATTGAGATGTTGTACAACTGTCTTCTCTATTCCAAATTTATTAACACAGATCATCTACTAACATACCATAGGTTGTGGCGCATAAGTAATCATCCCACCATATTGTTGATCTGAATATGGATATGATGTCAAAACCTGAAAAATGTTTAAAACTCAGAAATTGTGCACAGTTGGAAAACAAGTCAAACTCTTAAAAAGTGTATGATGGTGGCAATTTACAATTGTATGTGCATGTAGATCTGCAGGCACGTGTACATTAGGCAGGGAGAGAGATCTTACAATTGAGTGACCGACAAGTTCCATTTGAGAATTTGGATCAACATGTCCACCCATAGCAACAGGTGCTGCCATTGGTACCTGTTTGAGATGGTGTTCTTGTCCATTGCTTCCATCTGGTCTAGAAAAGAAACATTTGCATTATTATCGTAATACAAGTTTATATCTGTGCGTCATCTGATAAAAGTCCTAATGCGGCCACACATCATATTAAACCCCAATAAAATGTCGTctaaaatgagaaaaaattgTATTGTATTTCTTTTAAAGATGCTCAGTAAACATCCATATGCAAATTCAAAATGGAAATGATTTCTTGCGCAAATCAGCTCATGTTACCAATTCAGTCCCTAACAAATTAAGTGTAGGAAACTCCACTCCTTTCAAAGATAATATTCTAAGGCAGAAaattttcttgctttcttttgttgCCTGCATCAGATGAGGGAATTTCATAAATGTACTTTCCTATGGTGATGGAAGAGGAAAGAGAGTCCAGCAGCAATTGTTGAGATCAGAACATTAGTGGGATCatagaactttttctttttcttctttcatgTATTTCATAGAGGAAAAGAAATGCTATATGaaagaaatattttatgataGTCATCTCTTTATAGGATAAAAAATGAAATGGCCTTCTGGATTTCATTCTATAGTTTATCTTTGCACTATCAAACTAGAAAGTCTTggtaatttttatgtttttgcatgaaaccTAAAATTAGATTATTAACAAATTCTTTCCTAACCAACTTAAAAAGACTAGGATATTATTTTCTACATAAATCTCAGGTGAACTCCAAATACTTGGAATATTATACGAAACGGTCTCAAACAAAAACAAATATCAGGAAGCACAGATTATATTGTAGCAATCTGGATGTTGAACGACTCTCGCATGCTCTGAAGCATGGTCACTGCTAGTTTCCTGAACTCCTGAAAATATCAGAGAAAGGAGTAGCATGGGAAACAGTGAAAGTTCTTTGTCAGACAATCTGATAATGTCAACCTCAGGACTAACCAGCGTGTCCATAAATTCCATGGGACAAGGTTTGGATATACTCTCAAAATAGAACCACCTATGCAGTTGAAAGTTGAAACTGCATCAATTATGGAAATATTATGATCCCTTTGCTTCCACTAGGCAATCACCCAACCCAAAAGTTGACATTATTCTACAGAACAAATTGTTCCTTTTTGCAATGATTAAACTAAAGAATGAAATAAGCTAAAAGAACAACCATAAGATGAATATTCTAGATGAACCTGCGCACATGTCCAATGCGTATCACTGTGACCATGTTTAGCAAAAACATTACATTGTTTTAGATGTCCAGCACTAAAATCTATAACTATGCATTGGACATTAACACTTCAAAGGGCATTGGATAACCCAAGCATCCTTTGTGATGCCAACTGCAAAGGTACTTTGTCCTTCCTATCGCCATATCATTCAACCCTTTGCTAAAGTATGAAATGGGatatttctcttattttttaaatattttctgatTCCAAAAAAGTAAACGGTAGATAAGCAAATATATTCATATCagcagaaagaaagaaaaaatatcaaatcaTAAGAAAACACCACACATACACACCCTTCCCCTCCAAAAAACGAAaatgaaaagagagagagagagagaaagagagagaaagaaagtgAGGAGGAGGAATCTCATAATAGAATATGCCGATAGGATcctgaaaatgaaaaaaatattatgttcatcaatctcatcaagaaatttttcaaaaaaaaaataaaataaaaggttaaTGCTGGATGATACTTCTATCAAGATAACACAAAGCTACTCTGTCTGATGGTCAACATATACTTTTTTAAGTATAAGAGTGTTTTCAGGTGAAAATTCTCACAATGAATTGGAAGGATAACTACCAGATTGTGATGCTACAGCGATCTGAGTAACTTTATTAGAGTTTGTGCCATTCTCTAAGCCAGATTTAGCTTGTGATTGAATAGCTCCATCTGCAGGAGAACCATTCAGGTGCTCTGCTGAAGATGATCTCGGTGCACTTTCAGCAAACGTAGTAGGACCATTTCCACCTCCCCGCCACCAAGGTTGGGAGTAGATTGCCGATTGCAACACATTCTGTGCACTCTGATCTAACCGACGATCATCATTTTCAGGTTTTCCAGGCATTATTCACTTCCTCCTAAGGAAAAATTATCACAAATGCCCAACCACCCCACTGGAGTAAAACAAGCAAAACAACAGAATCTGAAACAAAGACAAAAGAAGATTTAAGCATTACATTTAAGTTAAGAAAGCTCAATCatggaaaaaaaggaaaaacaaaacaatttCTAATCTAAATATGGCTACTGATAATGATTTTAGAATGTTTTTGGTGCCTCTTAATGTATATATATCATATACAGAACAAAGAATTACACacagaaaagaaacaaaaagcaGAAGCATCAAGATTCACACACATGCATGATCACAAGCATCATTACCATTAATCTTCCAAACGAAACTAAAAAACTCAACTGAAAACCAGAccttgaggaggaggaggagaaaagagAAGCTTCAATTTCCATTTCAGTGATAGCTAAACTATTATATTCATAATTTCAAACCAAAGCACTGCTTAACTGAAGCTAAACACAAATAATTTGATCTCAAATAAGCCCAGATATAGCTTCACTCCAAATTCAGCTAGATATCCACATCATCATTAAACTCAAGCTAAACAAACCAAAACCACAAAGGACAACTCTGTCCAACTACCTTTTCTTGACAACCCAAAACTCATACTTCCAAATTTCCTCTTCTTTTCTCACAAAATTTCCACCAACCCAAACAGAAATTTCCCCACAGAAACAGACCCA
This region of Manihot esculenta cultivar AM560-2 chromosome 10, M.esculenta_v8, whole genome shotgun sequence genomic DNA includes:
- the LOC110625059 gene encoding nuclear transcription factor Y subunit A-1 isoform X1, translated to MPGKPENDDRRLDQSAQNVLQSAIYSQPWWRGGGNGPTTFAESAPRSSSAEHLNGSPADGAIQSQAKSGLENGTNSNKVTQIAVASQSGSYPSNSLPDGSNGQEHHLKQVPMAAPVAMGGHVDPNSQMELVGHSIVLTSYPYSDQQYGGMITYAPQPMVPPQFLHHARMPLPLEMEEEPVYVNAKQFHGILRRRQARAKAELEKKAIKVRKPYLHESRHQHAMRRARGCGGRFLSTKKCENNSTNPTADKDVNSGANPSRQSAIFSGSEFLSKHSSGDLNSSNGQLEGKGSVGQDMQAHLSTNGNGNSHGLLSMYHPSSGDMLTGGFLGQHRESTHRNGVTNGALPIN
- the LOC110625059 gene encoding nuclear transcription factor Y subunit A-1 isoform X2; the protein is MPGKPENDDRRLDQSAQNVLQSAIYSQPWWRGGGNGPTTFAESAPRSSSAEHLNGSPADGAIQSQAKSGLENGTNSNKVTQIAVASQSDGSNGQEHHLKQVPMAAPVAMGGHVDPNSQMELVGHSIVLTSYPYSDQQYGGMITYAPQPMVPPQFLHHARMPLPLEMEEEPVYVNAKQFHGILRRRQARAKAELEKKAIKVRKPYLHESRHQHAMRRARGCGGRFLSTKKCENNSTNPTADKDVNSGANPSRQSAIFSGSEFLSKHSSGDLNSSNGQLEGKGSVGQDMQAHLSTNGNGNSHGLLSMYHPSSGDMLTGGFLGQHRESTHRNGVTNGALPIN